From Brassica oleracea var. oleracea cultivar TO1000 chromosome C3, BOL, whole genome shotgun sequence, a single genomic window includes:
- the LOC106334183 gene encoding probable pectinesterase 29, translating into MGNRRLFIALFCCFCLQHIIEAYHQQVFVDQSGHSNFTKIQKAIDSVPVNNRHWFFINVAAGLYREKIKIPYDKPFIVIVGAGKRNTRVEWDDHDSVAQSPTFATVADNTVIKSLTFVNTYNFPNKGKVNRNPRIPAVAALINGDKCAFYSVGFSGVQDTLWDADGRHFFHRCTIQGAVDFIFGNGQSIYKKCVINVLGATLKPGVAGYITAQGRINPYDASGFVFTDSLVYGSGKAFLGRPWRSYARVIFYNTDLTDVVVPQGWDSWHFRGHVSQLTFAEIGCYGSGSNTGRRVSWVKKLSGFSVQSLINLDFINSGGWVQALPIPV; encoded by the exons ATGGGAAATCGTCGACTTTTCATCGCTCTTTTCTGTTGTTTTTGCTTACAACATATCATCGAAGCGTACCACCAACAAGTGTTCGTAGATCAATCGGGTCATTCAAATTTCACGAAAATACAAAAGGCTATTGATTCGGTCCCAGTCAACAACCGCCATTGGTTCTTCATCAACGTTGCAGCCGGCCTTTACAG GGAGAAAATAAAGATACCCTATGATAAACCGTTCATAGTAATAGTTGGAGCTGGAAAGAGGAACACTAGAGTTGAATGGGACGATCATGACTCGGTTGCACAAAGCCCTACCTTTGCTACTGTCGCCGATAACACCGTCATTAAAAGCCTGACATTCGTG AATACGTACAATTTCCCGAATAAAGGGAAAGTGAACAGAAACCCTAGGATCCCTGCCGTGGCGGCGTTGATCAACGGTGATAAATGTGCTTTTTACTCGGTAGGGTTTTCTGGAGTTCAAGACACCTTGTGGGATGCTGATGGCCGACACTTCTTCCACCGCTGCACTATCCAAGGCGCCGTTGATTTCATATTTGGTAACGGCCAATCTATTTACAAG AAATGCGTGATAAACGTGCTAGGAGCGACGCTAAAACCGGGGGTAGCTGGTTACATAACGGCTCAAGGACGGATCAACCCGTATGACGCTAGCGGATTTGTGTTCACGGACAGCCTCGTTTACGGATCGGGGAAGGCTTTCTTGGGCAGACCGTGGCGCAGTTACGCTCGAGTGATCTTTTACAACACAGACCTGACCGACGTGGTTGTTCCCCAAGGTTGGGACTCATGGCACTTTAGGGGCCATGTATCTCAGCTGACGTTTGCAGAGATTGGATGCTATGGGAGTGGATCAAATACGGGGAGACGTGTGAGCTGGGTTAAGAAGCTGAGTGGATTCAGTGTTCAAAGTTTGATTAATCTCGACTTCATTAACAGTGGTGGATGGGTTCAAGCTTTGCCCATTCCTGTTTGA